In bacterium, one DNA window encodes the following:
- a CDS encoding DcrB-related protein has protein sequence MSKSNFQFTISLPDGWEDNSIFTFLGPDSHGVRHMLNLTIDKNVGDHTVDTYARERIQLTQHSIGSADTLKDAPRTLPSGLPVHEWIYKTVVVDGKAQFHQQIYAVIDKRGYTFSAVYSKMSFKLLAGQVEQIIASFIPATT, from the coding sequence ATGTCAAAGTCAAACTTCCAATTCACGATATCCTTGCCTGATGGCTGGGAGGACAATTCCATCTTCACGTTCCTCGGTCCCGATAGCCATGGTGTCCGTCACATGCTCAATCTTACAATCGACAAGAATGTCGGTGACCACACTGTTGACACCTATGCTCGCGAACGCATCCAACTCACCCAGCATTCAATCGGCAGTGCCGATACGCTCAAAGATGCTCCCCGTACATTACCGAGTGGTTTACCGGTGCACGAGTGGATCTATAAAACCGTAGTAGTCGATGGCAAAGCTCAGTTCCACCAACAGATTTACGCCGTCATCGACAAGCGCGGTTATACCTTCTCAGCAGTCTACTCAAAAATGTCCTTCAAACTACTCGCAGGTCAGGTCGAGCAAATCATCGCCTCGTTTATTCCGGCGACAACCTAA